In Gemmatimonadota bacterium, one DNA window encodes the following:
- a CDS encoding Gfo/Idh/MocA family oxidoreductase — protein MKTYRVGIIGLGRMGSTIDDEGHAVKPYSVAACCGVIDQLELVAGSDLQADKRADFTERWGVKAVYEDYMEMVARESLDLVAVCTTASGLFKPANEAPDANFRGDSHADLTVSLANAGVPMLYVEKAMASSVARADEILDAVVANGTVFNTGVLRRFNVSYHAVRRAIAEGEIGEPRAAIHYAASSLMHGHIHSIDTLSFLLGDPKIEAVRGELLPRDFAIENNHIAFDPSATFQLRFENGVEAWSVPAGGWEFEVMGTKGCIRSINNGDGIKLRKSGNMVGKRQGWDDAEVAHVAPKSHVVSCLEDLVEAYEQGRPTLGHVEVAHHVTEACIAVAESHRRGSSWVNLPLEERDLYIFHV, from the coding sequence TTGAAAACCTACCGCGTGGGTATTATTGGATTGGGACGAATGGGCAGCACGATTGACGATGAAGGGCATGCTGTCAAACCGTATTCTGTTGCGGCCTGTTGTGGGGTGATAGATCAACTGGAACTCGTCGCCGGATCTGATTTGCAGGCAGATAAGCGGGCGGATTTTACCGAGCGATGGGGTGTGAAGGCTGTTTACGAAGATTATATGGAGATGGTGGCACGAGAGTCGCTCGATCTGGTGGCGGTGTGTACAACGGCTTCGGGTTTGTTTAAGCCCGCCAATGAGGCACCCGACGCGAATTTCAGAGGCGATTCGCATGCAGATTTAACCGTGAGCCTTGCCAATGCTGGGGTGCCGATGTTGTATGTGGAGAAGGCGATGGCGAGTTCGGTGGCGCGGGCAGATGAGATTTTAGATGCGGTGGTAGCAAATGGCACTGTGTTCAATACGGGTGTTTTGAGGCGATTTAACGTGAGTTATCACGCCGTGCGCCGCGCAATTGCCGAGGGTGAGATTGGCGAACCCAGAGCGGCTATTCACTACGCGGCCTCATCTTTGATGCACGGGCATATCCACTCTATAGATACGCTCTCTTTTTTGTTGGGCGATCCAAAGATTGAAGCGGTGCGCGGTGAATTATTGCCGCGAGATTTTGCGATTGAGAACAATCACATTGCTTTTGATCCGAGCGCGACTTTTCAATTGCGATTTGAAAATGGCGTAGAAGCCTGGTCGGTCCCCGCGGGTGGCTGGGAGTTTGAGGTGATGGGGACAAAGGGGTGCATCCGGTCGATTAACAATGGGGATGGTATAAAGCTCAGAAAATCCGGTAACATGGTGGGCAAACGCCAGGGGTGGGATGATGCAGAGGTCGCGCATGTTGCGCCAAAAAGCCATGTGGTGTCGTGTCTTGAGGATTTGGTAGAAGCTTATGAACAAGGGCGTCCAACGCTGGGACATGTGGAGGTTGCCCATCATGTCACAGAGGCATGTATTGCGGTAGCGGAAAGCCACCGTCGGGGGAGTTCGTGGGTTAATCTGCCGTTGGAAGAACGGGATTTATACATTTTTCACGTTTAG
- a CDS encoding bifunctional nuclease family protein, translating to MVYEAQIEGIFIDRQHEEPVVMLKQKDGDHRVPIWIQMGEMFSLALHIAGENFKPPRPFAHDLIKTVIKNLQASVQHALITDIIDHVYRAQLHLTSPETPLELDARPSDAILMALKFDAPIYIDEKVIKKSAELSQKHPPERLQQRLQKLHPEDFINFVQ from the coding sequence ATGGTCTATGAAGCCCAAATCGAAGGCATATTTATCGACCGCCAACACGAAGAGCCAGTTGTTATGCTCAAACAAAAAGACGGCGACCACCGCGTGCCAATATGGATTCAAATGGGCGAAATGTTCTCGCTTGCCCTTCATATTGCAGGCGAAAATTTCAAACCACCGCGTCCATTTGCACACGACCTGATCAAAACCGTTATTAAAAACCTGCAAGCCAGCGTTCAACACGCGCTCATCACAGACATTATAGACCACGTCTATCGCGCGCAATTGCACCTCACCTCCCCCGAAACCCCTCTGGAACTCGACGCGCGCCCCAGCGACGCGATCTTGATGGCACTCAAATTTGATGCGCCAATCTACATTGACGAAAAAGTAATAAAAAAAAGTGCCGAACTGTCCCAAAAACATCCCCCTGAACGCCTTCAGCAGAGACTCCAAAAACTGCACCCGGAAGATTTTATCAACTTTGTTCAATGA
- a CDS encoding Gfo/Idh/MocA family oxidoreductase: MKTYRAALIGCSRMGAFIDNEVDHTRAYSHAAGYEACDRTDLVACSDLREDVMAQAGERYGVPKSRQYTDYRELIHTEEPDIVSVATQPEQRAEIVVYAAEHGAKAIYAEKAMAASMADADAMVDACERNGVFFNLGTNRRWDRGYDSMKEVIDSGRIGRLRSLIIHQTSSLFNGASHSFDLLMRLNSDHPASWVQGHLSQGADEIEGNILKADPAGHGIIQFENGVTAYALNSGRGLEVEAVGDAGVVTALQNGAGWQVREVVGHDHRGRNVLGYGDFPEVEPTSSTVHLIEDLAHALDTGEPTRCGVRLAHANQELIFAFVESHQRGGKRVHLPLKDCPYRMDRGFAPRQPKFERE; the protein is encoded by the coding sequence ATGAAAACATATCGCGCAGCACTGATTGGATGCAGTCGGATGGGTGCATTTATTGACAATGAGGTGGATCACACGCGGGCGTATTCCCATGCGGCGGGATACGAGGCATGTGATCGAACAGATCTGGTCGCGTGTTCGGATCTGCGCGAAGATGTGATGGCGCAGGCGGGCGAGCGATATGGGGTGCCAAAATCGCGACAGTACACGGATTATCGGGAACTTATCCATACGGAAGAGCCAGATATTGTGAGCGTGGCGACGCAGCCAGAGCAGCGCGCAGAGATTGTGGTATATGCTGCCGAGCATGGGGCAAAGGCGATTTATGCGGAAAAAGCGATGGCGGCTTCTATGGCGGATGCCGATGCGATGGTCGATGCGTGTGAGCGCAATGGTGTGTTTTTCAATCTGGGTACCAATCGGCGATGGGATAGAGGGTATGACAGCATGAAGGAAGTGATTGATAGCGGGCGCATTGGGCGGTTGCGGTCGCTGATCATTCACCAGACCAGTTCTCTTTTCAATGGTGCAAGTCACAGTTTTGATCTGTTGATGCGCCTCAATAGCGACCATCCCGCGTCGTGGGTACAGGGACATCTATCGCAGGGTGCAGACGAGATTGAGGGGAATATTTTGAAGGCGGATCCCGCGGGACACGGGATTATCCAGTTTGAAAATGGCGTGACGGCTTATGCCCTCAATTCCGGACGTGGTCTGGAGGTTGAAGCTGTGGGCGATGCAGGGGTTGTGACGGCTTTGCAAAATGGCGCGGGGTGGCAGGTGCGCGAGGTCGTTGGGCATGATCACAGGGGACGGAATGTGCTGGGATATGGAGATTTTCCAGAGGTGGAGCCGACGAGTTCGACGGTGCATTTGATTGAAGACCTGGCACATGCGCTGGATACGGGCGAGCCGACGCGGTGCGGTGTGCGGTTGGCACATGCCAATCAAGAATTGATTTTTGCTTTTGTCGAATCGCACCAGCGAGGGGGTAAACGGGTGCATCTGCCGTTAAAAGATTGTCCCTATCGCATGGATCGCGGTTTTGCACCCAGGCAACCGAAGTTTGAACGGGAATGA
- a CDS encoding oligosaccharide flippase family protein, whose product MSNQSLATRAVRGAFWTGGGLGVHLIVTLIFFRILNLEDMGYFIWAQRILVLFQMVGVLGLNDALIKYQDASRIHFSSAFWACLFVGIALFVGFIASEWLLIIWWGRTPNIAAFFDIAKPMALIIPLASVSGIVKAILARDLRFQSIAISEMIAALIAAIVGIGLLFGGWGIKSAVWNAITREVALLGGLWIAAAWMPSLSFSWAKLKALLPFGFNVSGANLLNNINNNLDKVYFVPVLLGPVAAGLYAFAYQYTMVPLNRASVVLTRVIFPAFSVVQRNNQTLRRGYTRTITAIALLSWPALIGGFIYGREILLLVKGEEMLPALNPLRLLILAGMLKAVGTVVGSVFLAKGKANWAFRWTLVNLVVFVPALYWGVRYGIDGIAAVLSAAAVLFLVVTQILVNRLIDLRMADYFKSFVGPLLTTLWVAVALVAVRLLTDLGPVEALLLGVVVGGIAYAIAVRLFAWAFVMRFWRDFRGQ is encoded by the coding sequence ATGAGCAATCAGTCTTTGGCGACACGAGCGGTGCGCGGTGCGTTTTGGACAGGCGGCGGGTTGGGCGTGCATCTCATCGTGACACTGATTTTTTTTCGGATTCTAAATCTGGAAGATATGGGGTATTTCATCTGGGCACAGCGCATTCTGGTTTTGTTTCAGATGGTGGGTGTATTGGGTCTAAACGACGCTTTGATAAAATATCAAGACGCCTCGCGGATCCATTTTTCTTCTGCTTTTTGGGCCTGTCTTTTTGTGGGGATTGCGCTTTTTGTCGGGTTTATAGCGAGTGAGTGGCTTCTCATTATCTGGTGGGGGAGAACACCGAATATTGCGGCGTTTTTTGATATTGCAAAACCCATGGCTTTGATCATTCCCCTTGCCTCTGTTTCGGGGATTGTGAAAGCAATTCTGGCTCGAGATTTGCGTTTTCAATCCATAGCCATAAGTGAAATGATCGCCGCGTTGATTGCCGCAATTGTCGGCATTGGTCTTCTCTTTGGTGGTTGGGGTATAAAAAGTGCGGTTTGGAATGCAATAACGAGGGAGGTCGCATTGTTGGGCGGTTTGTGGATTGCCGCTGCCTGGATGCCGTCGCTGTCGTTTAGTTGGGCAAAGCTGAAGGCACTTTTGCCATTTGGATTCAATGTTTCTGGCGCGAATCTGCTCAACAATATCAACAATAATCTGGACAAGGTCTATTTTGTCCCTGTTTTGCTGGGGCCAGTTGCCGCGGGTCTGTACGCTTTTGCCTATCAATACACAATGGTTCCATTGAATCGGGCGAGTGTTGTGCTGACGCGGGTGATTTTTCCGGCTTTTTCCGTGGTGCAGCGCAATAATCAGACCTTGCGACGGGGATATACGCGCACGATTACTGCGATTGCCCTTTTGTCCTGGCCCGCGCTAATAGGTGGTTTCATCTATGGGCGAGAAATTTTGTTGCTGGTGAAAGGCGAGGAGATGTTGCCTGCTCTTAATCCACTCAGGCTGTTGATTTTAGCGGGTATGCTTAAAGCTGTGGGGACAGTTGTGGGATCGGTTTTTCTCGCCAAGGGAAAGGCAAACTGGGCGTTTCGGTGGACGCTTGTAAATCTGGTTGTTTTTGTGCCCGCGCTTTATTGGGGGGTGCGCTATGGGATTGATGGGATCGCCGCCGTGCTTTCAGCGGCTGCCGTGTTATTTCTCGTGGTTACGCAAATACTGGTCAATCGTTTGATTGATTTGCGAATGGCCGATTATTTCAAGTCATTTGTCGGGCCATTGCTGACGACGCTATGGGTCGCGGTTGCGCTGGTCGCGGTTCGTTTATTGACAGATCTGGGGCCTGTTGAAGCTCTGTTATTGGGCGTTGTGGTTGGGGGCATCGCTTATGCTATTGCTGTTCGTTTGTTCGCCTGGGCATTTGTGATGCGGTTCTGGCGTGATTTCCGGGGGCAATAG
- a CDS encoding Gfo/Idh/MocA family oxidoreductase, whose translation MDKVHIGVISHAHGHINTYCGQMQHFDDVELIATWDDNKDRGRENANKFGMEFRTSADAVLSDPNIDTVMIGIETNRHAEYAIVAAQARKNILLQKPMATTLEDCDRIIEAVNNSGVKFSMAFQMRQDPVNRKIKELVGKGTVGNIAVVRRRHCIPVLLNPHFVTGTSRWHLDPIANIGMYFDDAIHAADWFYWTFGRPVSVMAEIDNIVTDTAPDDNGVSIFRFETGMMGILFNGSTIAAGVNTTEIYGDEGTIIQDYGDAPSTSAPRSEDAVPLKYIRRGDDRWTEFKMDIPKGQGERIAAIPRPFINYIRGLSDERVSPEEGRVSVEMILGAYQSAKEGRRITF comes from the coding sequence ATGGACAAGGTTCACATTGGCGTCATCAGCCACGCACACGGACACATCAACACATATTGCGGTCAAATGCAGCATTTTGACGATGTCGAACTCATCGCCACATGGGACGACAACAAAGACCGCGGGCGCGAGAACGCCAACAAATTCGGCATGGAATTTCGCACATCCGCAGACGCCGTACTCAGCGACCCAAATATCGACACCGTCATGATCGGCATAGAAACCAACCGCCACGCAGAATACGCGATAGTGGCCGCTCAGGCGAGAAAAAATATCCTGCTCCAAAAACCCATGGCCACTACCCTTGAAGATTGCGACCGCATCATCGAAGCCGTAAATAACTCGGGCGTCAAATTCAGCATGGCCTTTCAGATGCGGCAGGACCCCGTCAACCGCAAAATTAAGGAACTCGTTGGAAAAGGCACAGTTGGTAATATCGCGGTTGTCCGACGAAGACATTGCATCCCCGTACTGCTCAATCCCCACTTCGTCACTGGCACATCCAGATGGCACCTCGACCCCATTGCCAATATCGGAATGTACTTCGACGACGCCATCCATGCCGCCGACTGGTTCTACTGGACCTTTGGCCGCCCCGTCTCAGTAATGGCCGAAATCGACAACATCGTGACAGATACTGCGCCTGACGATAACGGCGTCTCCATCTTTCGTTTTGAAACCGGCATGATGGGCATATTATTCAACGGCTCCACCATTGCCGCAGGCGTCAACACCACTGAAATCTACGGCGACGAAGGAACCATCATCCAGGACTACGGCGACGCGCCCTCCACCTCTGCGCCGCGATCAGAAGACGCTGTCCCACTCAAATACATCCGTCGCGGTGACGATCGCTGGACCGAATTCAAAATGGACATCCCCAAAGGACAGGGCGAGCGCATCGCCGCCATACCCCGTCCATTCATCAACTATATTCGCGGCCTGAGCGACGAACGCGTCTCCCCCGAAGAGGGGCGCGTCTCCGTTGAAATGATCCTCGGCGCGTATCAATCGGCAAAAGAAGGCAGAAGAATCACATTCTAA
- a CDS encoding Gfo/Idh/MocA family oxidoreductase has translation MLRVCVIGLGPIGNRHADIYVENPLSDLVGVCDIDETRANAAAQRLGVTAFYNVPKMLEELKPDVVSVATGGYEYSSDHYAPTMQALEAGCHVLGEKPISNNISHGEEMVAKGKEMGVCYGIDLNHRFTPAARLAKKWVDEGRLGHLLFINMAMWIMNPAESSPYYHLKALHPHTIDVMRYFCGDIEAVQCFATKAPGRQIWSTAQFNMRFKNGVVGSLTGSYDIARGHPMERCEVAGTGGRFVLDDMWHELTLYPAGNLEKTVYTDPAFGGFGDFIDTFRDRIGTFLRQVSDGVAPEDIDGSGEDGLAAQKVIAAAIESLDTETVVYVK, from the coding sequence ATGCTACGTGTATGTGTCATCGGGCTGGGACCAATTGGCAACCGGCACGCTGATATTTATGTAGAAAACCCACTATCCGATCTCGTGGGCGTATGCGACATCGACGAAACCCGCGCCAATGCGGCCGCACAACGCCTGGGCGTCACCGCTTTTTATAACGTTCCAAAAATGCTTGAAGAACTCAAACCCGATGTGGTAAGCGTAGCCACGGGTGGCTATGAATACAGCAGTGATCACTACGCGCCCACCATGCAAGCCCTCGAAGCTGGCTGTCATGTCCTGGGCGAAAAACCCATCTCAAATAATATTTCACACGGCGAAGAAATGGTCGCCAAAGGAAAAGAAATGGGCGTCTGCTACGGCATTGACCTCAATCACCGCTTTACCCCTGCGGCTCGACTTGCAAAAAAATGGGTCGATGAAGGGCGCCTGGGGCACCTTCTCTTTATCAATATGGCAATGTGGATCATGAATCCGGCGGAAAGCTCACCGTATTATCACCTCAAAGCACTTCACCCACACACCATTGACGTCATGCGCTATTTCTGCGGCGACATCGAAGCGGTTCAATGTTTCGCCACCAAAGCACCCGGGCGCCAAATATGGTCCACCGCGCAGTTCAACATGCGTTTTAAAAATGGCGTGGTCGGCTCACTCACGGGCAGTTACGACATCGCGCGCGGGCACCCCATGGAGCGCTGCGAAGTCGCCGGCACAGGCGGCCGCTTCGTCCTCGATGACATGTGGCACGAACTCACCCTCTACCCGGCGGGCAACCTCGAAAAAACCGTGTACACAGACCCGGCCTTTGGGGGATTTGGAGACTTTATCGACACCTTCCGCGACCGCATCGGCACATTTCTCCGCCAGGTCAGCGACGGGGTTGCACCCGAAGACATCGACGGCTCGGGCGAAGACGGCCTCGCCGCGCAAAAAGTCATTGCCGCAGCCATTGAATCGCTCGATACCGAAACCGTTGTTTACGTAAAATGA
- a CDS encoding GNAT family N-acetyltransferase, which yields MLPNLTVRSAQISDRNALNELVKNIGPQCVVALSGGRVFIDVEQTLVAVQGDCVIGFVAWLQDEMQAVIVGLGVRDTHRRFGVATRLVNALTEHLREAGVRLLEVVVPRDRVGAVGVFESVGFRQLGRSAADGVTFEYRLWGRRNRADGFA from the coding sequence ATGTTACCCAATTTAACCGTGCGTTCGGCACAAATTTCTGATAGAAATGCACTTAATGAATTAGTGAAAAATATTGGGCCACAATGTGTTGTGGCGTTGTCGGGTGGGCGTGTGTTCATAGATGTGGAACAGACGCTTGTAGCTGTGCAGGGCGATTGTGTGATTGGATTTGTGGCGTGGTTGCAGGATGAGATGCAGGCTGTAATTGTGGGGCTTGGGGTGCGTGACACGCATCGGCGCTTTGGTGTGGCAACGCGGTTGGTCAATGCGCTGACAGAGCATTTGCGAGAGGCAGGGGTGCGGTTGTTGGAGGTAGTTGTGCCGCGCGATAGGGTTGGTGCGGTAGGGGTGTTTGAATCGGTGGGGTTCAGGCAACTGGGGCGCAGTGCTGCGGACGGCGTTACATTTGAGTATCGCTTGTGGGGGCGCAGAAATCGGGCAGATGGATTTGCGTAA
- a CDS encoding Gfo/Idh/MocA family oxidoreductase: MDSVRVGVIGCGGRGRGHIRSLNEFEDVHLAAVCDPVVEIRESVCEEYGIEGQYGDVSALLEGVALDAVFVAPPAHLNATLALPCLEAGVNTFLEKPPGLSLQETEALKAASDEMGAKAMVGWNRRFHPIIVEARNLVLDRGPVTQLVGEFHKSITDLGNSGKFAEVLMDCMLFETPIHAIDTIRFLADADVSEVHSVVQRSMSGYRDVHAALVAFENGVVAQLIHNYTTNARLERYEIHGHEISAYMEGVSRGEVFCDGEKRELSGDGSGTDEQNRFFIDCVKEDRPVALPAANLDEAIKTMELAEAILAGTR, encoded by the coding sequence ATGGATAGCGTGCGCGTTGGTGTGATTGGATGTGGTGGCCGGGGCAGGGGACACATTCGGTCTTTGAATGAATTTGAAGATGTGCATCTCGCAGCGGTCTGCGATCCGGTTGTAGAGATCCGCGAGTCCGTGTGTGAAGAGTACGGGATTGAAGGGCAATACGGCGATGTTTCCGCGTTGCTCGAAGGTGTGGCTCTGGATGCGGTTTTTGTCGCGCCGCCTGCCCACTTAAATGCCACGCTCGCATTGCCGTGTCTGGAGGCTGGGGTCAATACTTTTTTGGAGAAACCTCCCGGTTTGAGCTTGCAAGAGACCGAAGCGTTAAAAGCCGCATCGGACGAAATGGGTGCGAAAGCCATGGTGGGATGGAATCGGCGTTTTCATCCGATTATTGTCGAGGCGCGAAATCTGGTGCTGGACCGCGGTCCTGTGACGCAATTGGTGGGGGAGTTCCACAAGAGTATCACGGATTTGGGAAATTCGGGTAAATTTGCCGAGGTGCTGATGGATTGTATGCTTTTTGAGACGCCGATTCACGCCATTGATACGATCCGCTTTTTGGCAGATGCCGATGTTTCCGAAGTTCACAGTGTGGTGCAGCGGTCTATGTCCGGTTATCGGGATGTACACGCGGCGCTCGTCGCGTTTGAAAATGGCGTTGTCGCGCAGCTTATTCACAATTATACGACCAATGCCAGGCTGGAGCGTTATGAGATTCACGGGCACGAGATTTCGGCTTATATGGAGGGCGTGTCACGCGGAGAGGTTTTTTGTGATGGGGAGAAAAGAGAGTTGAGCGGGGATGGATCGGGGACAGACGAACAGAACCGATTTTTTATCGATTGTGTGAAAGAAGATCGTCCTGTCGCACTTCCCGCGGCAAATTTAGATGAGGCGATTAAGACGATGGAATTGGCAGAGGCGATTCTGGCTGGGACGCGATAG
- a CDS encoding VOC family protein has protein sequence MAVFLHTRIRVSDLDRSIQYYCDHFGFVLKSRSDKSPAGNQICHLELPGNEHTLELTYSDDYELNVPEDLMHFAIGVPDLIAFCDELENKGLDIWPGDWRETFPTGRKMAFVDDPDGYEIELLER, from the coding sequence ATGGCTGTATTTCTTCATACGCGCATTCGCGTGAGCGATTTGGACAGGTCGATCCAGTATTATTGCGATCACTTTGGTTTTGTGCTGAAGAGCCGCTCGGATAAGTCGCCAGCGGGCAATCAGATTTGCCATCTGGAATTGCCGGGCAACGAGCATACGTTGGAGTTGACGTATTCCGATGATTACGAGTTGAATGTGCCCGAAGATTTGATGCATTTTGCGATCGGCGTACCCGATTTGATTGCTTTTTGCGATGAGTTGGAGAATAAGGGACTCGATATTTGGCCCGGCGATTGGCGAGAGACATTTCCCACGGGACGCAAAATGGCGTTTGTCGATGATCCCGATGGGTATGAAATTGAGTTGTTGGAGAGGTAA
- a CDS encoding aldo/keto reductase, translating to MEYREFGQTGLKVSAIGFGCWELGGGYGSIDDAEVVAAVNRAIDLGINCFDTAQGYGSGASERLLARALGPRRKDVILVTKFGIGYEQGRDSSKEMVHRAIEQSLEMLNTDYVDVYLVHWPDRDTPFEETMGALEEIVQAGKTRFVGLSNFTPPEIARCMDARRVDVLQYGCNLFDRRHVKWTFPYAEANNVGIMTYGSLAYGLLAGAFTEDTVFEDNDWRRRGGSNTTLRLFEPGIFQRNVRAVNELKEIAAGLGKNLPHMALNWVLSHPAVSTALVGARRPEEVEDNMGALGWTLDEDTKRAIDRVFAKYEIDTAPNKWGEMDSKWMDIDPAEWTD from the coding sequence GTGGAATATCGCGAGTTTGGACAGACGGGATTGAAGGTTTCGGCAATCGGTTTTGGATGCTGGGAATTGGGTGGGGGATATGGGTCTATTGATGACGCTGAGGTCGTTGCCGCGGTCAATCGAGCTATTGATCTGGGGATCAATTGTTTTGATACGGCGCAGGGATATGGCAGTGGTGCGTCTGAACGGTTGCTTGCGCGCGCGCTGGGACCCAGGCGCAAAGATGTGATTCTGGTTACGAAGTTCGGCATTGGATACGAGCAGGGCAGAGATAGCAGCAAAGAAATGGTCCACCGGGCGATTGAGCAGAGTTTGGAGATGCTGAATACGGATTACGTCGATGTGTATCTCGTGCATTGGCCCGACCGCGATACGCCTTTTGAAGAGACTATGGGCGCTCTGGAGGAGATTGTCCAGGCGGGAAAGACGCGGTTTGTGGGGCTGTCGAATTTTACGCCTCCAGAGATCGCGCGGTGTATGGATGCGCGGCGCGTGGATGTGTTGCAATACGGGTGTAATTTGTTTGATCGCCGCCATGTCAAATGGACGTTTCCCTACGCCGAAGCAAATAATGTGGGGATAATGACATACGGTTCTCTGGCTTATGGATTGCTCGCTGGCGCGTTTACAGAAGATACGGTTTTTGAAGATAATGATTGGCGCAGAAGAGGCGGTAGCAATACGACTTTGCGCCTGTTTGAACCGGGTATTTTCCAGCGCAATGTTCGGGCGGTGAATGAGTTAAAGGAGATTGCCGCGGGGTTGGGCAAAAATCTGCCGCATATGGCGCTGAACTGGGTGTTGTCTCACCCGGCTGTGAGTACGGCACTGGTGGGTGCGAGAAGGCCAGAAGAGGTAGAAGACAATATGGGTGCTCTGGGGTGGACATTGGATGAGGATACAAAGCGGGCAATTGATCGGGTTTTTGCCAAGTACGAAATCGATACGGCGCCCAATAAATGGGGCGAAATGGATTCGAAGTGGATGGATATTGATCCTGCGGAGTGGACAGATTGA
- a CDS encoding O-methyltransferase: MQQSYPDLDTYKREVFAREDDLLKNIMPDAAEQGIPRISVSPEAGQTLYLLARTIGAKKILEFGALAGYSGIWLARALPEDGQFITLEIESKHADVTRRNYEKAGLSDRTDVRLGDGTELLKDAAQDGPFDLIFIDADKESYPKYLDFALENTRPGGLIIADNANGHGHAHRALPEGDGRRGIQDYNRRVANHPKLISNIIPVGGWLAVSLVLD, from the coding sequence ATGCAACAATCCTATCCCGATCTCGACACATACAAACGGGAAGTCTTCGCCCGCGAAGACGACTTGCTCAAAAACATCATGCCCGACGCTGCCGAACAGGGTATTCCGCGAATCTCAGTCAGCCCCGAAGCCGGACAAACCCTGTATTTGCTCGCCAGGACAATCGGCGCAAAAAAAATCCTCGAATTTGGCGCGCTCGCTGGTTATTCGGGAATCTGGCTCGCCCGTGCACTGCCCGAAGACGGGCAATTCATCACACTGGAAATTGAATCCAAACACGCCGATGTCACGCGGCGCAACTACGAAAAAGCCGGATTATCTGACCGAACAGACGTGCGATTAGGCGACGGCACAGAACTCCTGAAAGACGCGGCACAGGACGGACCATTTGACCTCATCTTCATCGACGCAGACAAAGAAAGCTATCCCAAATACCTCGACTTTGCCCTTGAAAACACGCGCCCGGGCGGCCTCATCATCGCCGACAATGCCAATGGACACGGACATGCACACCGCGCACTGCCCGAAGGCGATGGTCGCCGCGGCATACAGGACTACAACCGCCGCGTTGCCAACCACCCAAAACTCATCTCCAACATCATTCCCGTAGGCGGCTGGCTCGCCGTCTCACTCGTTTTGGACTAA